One Mycolicibacter sp. MU0083 DNA window includes the following coding sequences:
- a CDS encoding PIG-L deacetylase family protein, with the protein MATVVAFHAHPDDEVILTGGTLARAAAAGHRVVVVVATDGRVTDRDGDRLTELRSSADILGVHRVEFLGYADSGYGEVFPPDPPGRVRFARADIEEAAQRLAAILRDEDADLLLSYQPNGGYGHRDHVRVHRVGKRAAQLAQTPRILEATMPREMLVRVAGIAEFLRLPAPYGRDVVGTAYAPRSHITHRINVFRYARQKRDAIAAHRSQVGAGAAARLFTVLMRLPPQVAGLVFGREWFVDPTLTPGRVYRDIFE; encoded by the coding sequence ATGGCCACCGTCGTCGCCTTCCACGCCCATCCCGACGACGAGGTGATCTTGACCGGGGGAACCCTGGCCCGCGCGGCCGCCGCGGGCCATCGGGTGGTCGTGGTGGTCGCCACCGACGGGCGGGTCACCGACCGCGATGGTGATCGCCTCACCGAACTACGTTCGAGCGCAGACATTCTCGGCGTGCACCGGGTGGAATTCCTAGGTTACGCCGACAGCGGGTACGGCGAGGTTTTCCCGCCCGATCCGCCGGGGCGGGTCAGGTTCGCCCGCGCCGATATCGAGGAGGCGGCGCAGCGTCTGGCGGCGATCTTGCGCGACGAGGACGCGGATCTGCTGTTGAGCTATCAGCCCAACGGCGGCTACGGGCATCGCGATCACGTCCGGGTCCACCGGGTCGGCAAGCGCGCTGCGCAGCTTGCGCAAACCCCGCGGATACTCGAGGCGACGATGCCCCGCGAGATGCTGGTCCGGGTCGCCGGGATCGCGGAATTCCTGCGGCTTCCCGCCCCCTACGGACGCGACGTGGTGGGTACCGCGTATGCGCCGCGGTCGCACATCACCCACCGCATCAACGTGTTTCGGTATGCGCGACAGAAACGCGATGCCATCGCCGCCCATCGCTCCCAGGTCGGTGCCGGCGCCGCCGCACGGCTGTTCACGGTGTTGATGCGGCTTCCCCCGCAGGTCGCCGGCTTGGTCTTCGGCCGGGAATGGTTCGTCGATCCCACCCTGACACCGGGCCGGGTGTATCGCGACATCTTCGAGTGA
- the mutM gene encoding bifunctional DNA-formamidopyrimidine glycosylase/DNA-(apurinic or apyrimidinic site) lyase translates to MPELPEVEVVRRGLNDHLVGRTIAAVRVHHPRAVRRHEAGAGDLTGRLLGAKITGTDRRGKYLWLLLSGSAADEALVVHLGMSGQMLLGELPDSRHLRIAAVLDDGMKVSFVDQRTFGGWQLTDLVTVDGSVLPVPVAHLARDPLDPRFDADAVVEVLRGKHSEIKRQLLDQTVVSGIGNIYADEALWRAGIRGTRSADRLSRPRLRALLDAAAEVMRDALAVGGTSFDSLYVNVNGESGYFSRSLDAYGREDEPCRRCGTAIRRAKFMNRSSYYCPTCQR, encoded by the coding sequence ATGCCCGAACTCCCCGAAGTCGAGGTGGTCCGGCGTGGCCTGAACGATCACCTGGTGGGCCGCACCATCGCCGCTGTGCGGGTTCATCATCCGCGGGCGGTGCGCCGGCACGAAGCCGGTGCCGGTGATCTGACCGGACGGCTGCTGGGCGCGAAGATCACCGGAACCGACCGGCGCGGTAAGTATCTGTGGTTGTTGCTCAGCGGTTCAGCGGCCGACGAGGCGCTGGTGGTGCATCTGGGTATGAGCGGCCAGATGCTGCTGGGGGAGTTGCCCGACAGCAGGCATCTGCGGATCGCGGCCGTGCTCGACGACGGCATGAAAGTGAGCTTCGTCGATCAGCGGACCTTCGGTGGCTGGCAGCTCACGGATCTGGTCACCGTGGACGGCAGCGTGCTGCCGGTGCCGGTGGCACACCTGGCCCGCGATCCGCTGGACCCGCGCTTCGACGCCGACGCGGTGGTCGAGGTGTTGCGGGGCAAGCATTCCGAGATCAAACGCCAGCTTCTCGATCAGACCGTGGTGTCGGGAATCGGCAATATTTACGCCGACGAAGCCCTGTGGCGGGCCGGGATTCGGGGCACGCGGTCGGCGGATCGGCTGTCCCGGCCGCGATTACGGGCACTACTGGACGCCGCCGCCGAGGTGATGCGCGACGCGCTGGCGGTCGGGGGTACCTCGTTCGATTCGCTGTATGTCAACGTCAACGGCGAATCCGGTTACTTCAGCCGGTCCCTGGACGCCTACGGCCGCGAGGACGAGCCGTGCCGGCGCTGCGGGACGGCCATTCGAAGGGCGAAGTTCATGAACCGCTCGTCGTACTACTGTCCGACCTGCCAGCGCTGA
- the rnc gene encoding ribonuclease III, whose translation MSRPRQAVLDALGVDLADDLLTLAVTHRSYAYEHGGLPTNERLEFLGDAVLGLTITDELFHRHPDRPEGDLAKLRSSVVNTNALADVARGLTADGLGAHLLLGRGEEHTGGADKSSILADGMESLLGAVYLQHGIDTAREVILRLFGPLLDTVATLGAGLDWKTSLQELTAARGLGVPTYRITSTGPDHDREFTATAVVSEVGYGTGVGRTKKEAEQKAAAAAWQALDAMETADEAQQA comes from the coding sequence GTGAGCCGCCCCCGACAGGCCGTGCTCGATGCGCTCGGCGTGGACCTGGCCGATGATCTGCTGACGCTGGCCGTCACGCACCGCAGCTACGCCTACGAGCACGGTGGCCTGCCCACCAACGAGCGGCTGGAATTCCTCGGTGACGCCGTGCTGGGGCTGACCATCACCGACGAGTTGTTTCATCGGCACCCGGATCGGCCGGAGGGCGACCTCGCCAAACTGCGCTCCAGCGTGGTCAACACCAACGCCCTGGCAGACGTGGCGCGCGGCCTGACCGCCGACGGCCTGGGCGCGCACCTGTTGCTCGGCCGCGGTGAGGAGCACACCGGCGGCGCAGACAAATCCAGCATCCTGGCCGACGGGATGGAATCGCTGCTGGGTGCGGTGTACCTGCAACACGGGATCGACACCGCCCGGGAGGTGATCCTGCGGCTGTTCGGTCCGCTGCTCGACACGGTGGCCACCCTGGGGGCGGGGCTGGACTGGAAGACCAGCCTGCAGGAGTTGACCGCGGCGCGCGGCCTGGGGGTGCCGACCTACCGGATCACCTCCACCGGACCCGATCACGATCGGGAATTCACCGCCACCGCAGTGGTATCGGAGGTCGGCTACGGCACGGGTGTCGGCCGGACCAAGAAGGAAGCCGAACAGAAGGCCGCGGCCGCCGCCTGGCAGGCCCTGGACGCCATGGAGACGGCGGACGAAGCTCAGCAGGCCTGA
- a CDS encoding YceD family protein, which yields MARHPGAGMKSAPRQSSAPFVVNVARLGRRPGALLPLHEQRISPARIGLDLVAIPAQAAVDLDLRVESVSEGVLVSGVVSAPTAGECARCLQPLTGAVEVELTELFAYPDSTTDATTDDDEMGRVVDDAVDLEQAIVDAIGLALPLSPLCDADCPGLCPDCGVPLATAEPGHHHDKIDPRWAKLAGLLEPGEPARPSDDGER from the coding sequence ATGGCAAGGCACCCCGGCGCAGGAATGAAGTCAGCCCCGCGACAGTCGTCCGCGCCGTTCGTGGTCAACGTCGCTCGGCTGGGCCGGCGTCCCGGTGCGCTGCTGCCCCTGCACGAGCAGCGGATCAGTCCGGCCCGCATCGGCCTGGACCTGGTCGCCATTCCCGCCCAGGCGGCCGTCGATCTGGACCTGCGGGTGGAGTCGGTCTCCGAGGGCGTCCTGGTCAGCGGAGTGGTCTCGGCGCCCACCGCCGGTGAATGCGCGCGGTGCCTGCAACCGCTGACCGGTGCCGTCGAGGTCGAGCTGACCGAACTGTTCGCCTACCCCGACAGCACCACCGACGCCACCACCGATGACGACGAGATGGGCCGCGTCGTCGACGACGCGGTGGATCTCGAGCAGGCCATCGTCGACGCCATCGGCCTGGCCCTTCCGCTGTCGCCGCTGTGCGACGCCGACTGCCCGGGGCTCTGCCCGGACTGCGGAGTGCCGCTGGCTACCGCCGAACCCGGCCATCACCACGACAAGATCGACCCGCGCTGGGCGAAGCTGGCCGGCCTGCTCGAGCCCGGCGAACCGGCCCGGCCGAGCGACGACGGTGAGCGGTGA
- the sepIVA gene encoding cell division protein SepIVA has translation MYRVFEALDELGSIVEEARGVPMTAGCVVPRGDVLELIDDIRDAIPGELDDAQDVLDARDTVINEAKEHADSMVTSATAEAESLVSHARAEADRLLSDAKGQADRMVAEARAHSERMVGEAREEAARLSATAKREFETATSRAQAECDRLVENGNAAYEKAVQEGIKEQQRLVSQNEVVTSARAESTRLIDSAHAEADRMRGECDIYVDAKLAEFEDFLNGTLRSINRGRHQLRTAAGTHDYATR, from the coding sequence GTGTACCGAGTGTTCGAAGCCCTTGACGAGCTGGGCTCCATTGTCGAAGAAGCACGTGGTGTGCCGATGACGGCAGGTTGCGTGGTGCCCCGCGGCGACGTCCTGGAATTGATCGACGACATCCGCGACGCCATCCCCGGCGAACTGGACGACGCCCAGGATGTGCTCGACGCGCGCGACACGGTCATCAACGAGGCCAAGGAACACGCGGACTCGATGGTCACCTCCGCCACGGCCGAGGCCGAATCGCTGGTCAGCCACGCCCGGGCCGAGGCCGACCGACTGTTGTCCGATGCCAAGGGCCAGGCCGACCGGATGGTGGCCGAGGCGCGCGCCCACAGCGAGCGGATGGTCGGCGAGGCCCGCGAGGAGGCCGCCCGGCTCAGCGCCACCGCCAAGCGGGAGTTCGAGACCGCCACCAGTCGCGCCCAGGCCGAATGCGACCGGCTCGTGGAGAACGGCAACGCCGCCTACGAGAAGGCCGTGCAGGAGGGCATCAAGGAACAGCAGCGACTGGTCTCGCAGAACGAGGTCGTGACGTCGGCGCGGGCGGAGTCCACCCGGCTGATCGATTCGGCGCACGCCGAGGCCGACCGGATGCGCGGCGAATGCGACATCTACGTCGACGCCAAGCTGGCCGAATTCGAGGACTTCCTCAACGGCACCCTGCGCTCGATCAACCGGGGGCGTCACCAATTGCGCACCGCCGCGGGAACGCACGACTACGCGACTCGCTGA
- the purU gene encoding formyltetrahydrofolate deformylase → MTHGATGSAGPGPTGQAPHGYPGRSGDQREADIGRLLLSCRDSHGIIAAVSAFLADAGANIISLDQHSTAPEDGTFVQRAIFHLPGLPAAIDELRERFGATVAQRFAMDYRFTEATKPKRVAIMASKTDHCLLDLLWRNRRGELEMTVAMVISNHPELAEQVRPFGVPFFHIPATRDIRAEAEQRQLQLLCGNVDLVVLARYMQIITSDFIEAVGCPLINIHHSFLPAFIGAAPYQRARERGVKLIGATAHYVTEVLDEGPIIEQDVVRVDHTHSVTDLVRLGADVERAVLSRAVQWHCQDRVVRVGGETIVF, encoded by the coding sequence ATGACGCACGGCGCTACAGGTTCCGCAGGCCCCGGCCCCACCGGGCAGGCACCACACGGCTATCCGGGACGGTCCGGAGACCAGCGAGAAGCCGACATCGGCCGACTGCTGCTGAGCTGCCGGGACAGTCACGGCATCATCGCCGCGGTGAGCGCGTTCCTGGCCGACGCCGGGGCCAACATCATCTCGCTGGATCAGCATTCGACCGCCCCCGAAGACGGCACCTTCGTGCAACGGGCCATCTTCCACCTTCCGGGCCTGCCGGCGGCCATCGACGAGTTGCGCGAGCGATTCGGCGCCACCGTGGCCCAGCGGTTCGCGATGGACTACCGGTTCACCGAGGCGACCAAGCCCAAGCGGGTGGCGATCATGGCCTCCAAGACCGACCACTGCCTGCTGGACCTGTTGTGGCGCAACCGGCGCGGTGAGCTGGAGATGACGGTGGCCATGGTGATCTCCAATCACCCGGAACTGGCCGAGCAGGTGCGCCCGTTCGGGGTGCCGTTCTTCCACATCCCCGCCACCCGCGACATCCGCGCCGAGGCCGAACAACGCCAGCTGCAGTTGCTGTGCGGCAACGTGGATCTGGTGGTCCTGGCACGTTACATGCAGATCATCACCAGCGATTTCATCGAGGCCGTGGGCTGTCCGCTGATCAACATCCACCATTCGTTCCTGCCGGCCTTCATCGGGGCCGCGCCCTACCAGCGGGCCAGGGAACGCGGCGTGAAACTGATCGGCGCAACCGCGCACTACGTCACCGAGGTCCTCGACGAGGGGCCGATCATCGAGCAGGACGTGGTCCGGGTCGACCACACCCACAGCGTGACCGACCTGGTACGGCTCGGCGCCGACGTGGAACGCGCGGTGCTGTCGCGGGCCGTGCAGTGGCACTGCCAGGACCGTGTGGTCCGGGTCGGCGGCGAAACGATCGTCTTCTAA
- a CDS encoding 5-oxoprolinase/urea amidolyase family protein: MIGIEVVRPGMFTTVQDWPGRVGYWHVGVPPSGPMDDLSFRLGNRALGNPEGAAGLECTKSGPALRFTAPAWVCLTGATVPATLDDARLPQWQSVRVPAGGVVDIGTAAGPGMRSYLLVEGGLDEPDFLGSAATFTQGVFGGHGGRALQAGDRLSAAGRGGAAPVLDRVPAGIQPSIGRHWELAVTVGPHAAPEFLTRADMATLTGTDYTVHFNSDRTGVRLVGPKPSWARRDGGEAGLHPSNIHDNAYCVGALDFTGDTPILLGPDGPSLGGFVCPVTVARGDRWKLGQLAPDDTVRLVPVRAERVPPAASLGPRRRAALPVVVSGGGDCDDGVLQRYTGRDGTAVTLRRSGDGGVLLEYGPMILDLALRARVQVLYDRLREQGLPGLLELTPGVRSLQVQFDTDRVSCTEVVERIAAHDDALPPCDELVVPSRSVRLPLSWDDPGTHEAIRRYMYGVRPDAPWCPSNIEFIRRINGLDDIADVYDTVFGAQYLVLGLGDIYLGAPVATPLDPRHRLVTTKYNPARTWTPENAVGIGGAYLCIYGIEGPGGYQFVGRTTQVWNHRNATAGLFEPETPWLLRYFDRISFYPVSAEELLDLRADTAAGRGRVDIADGEFSLPAYRGFLADNAGSIAEFRAQQSAAFAAERRAWQASGEFAASPPGGEDPG, from the coding sequence ATGATCGGCATCGAGGTGGTCCGGCCGGGGATGTTCACCACCGTGCAGGACTGGCCCGGCCGGGTGGGGTACTGGCACGTCGGCGTCCCGCCGTCGGGGCCGATGGACGACCTGTCGTTTCGGCTCGGCAACCGGGCACTGGGCAATCCCGAAGGCGCCGCCGGGCTGGAGTGCACCAAATCCGGACCGGCCCTGCGCTTCACCGCACCGGCCTGGGTGTGCCTCACCGGTGCGACGGTCCCGGCGACCCTCGACGACGCCCGGCTGCCGCAGTGGCAGTCGGTGCGGGTGCCCGCCGGCGGCGTCGTCGACATCGGCACCGCGGCCGGTCCCGGAATGCGCAGCTACCTGCTGGTCGAGGGCGGCCTCGACGAACCCGATTTCCTTGGCAGCGCAGCAACGTTCACCCAGGGGGTGTTCGGGGGACACGGCGGCCGGGCGCTGCAGGCGGGGGATCGGCTCAGCGCCGCCGGCCGCGGCGGCGCCGCACCGGTCCTCGACCGCGTCCCCGCCGGAATCCAGCCCAGCATCGGCCGGCACTGGGAACTGGCGGTGACCGTGGGACCGCACGCCGCCCCGGAATTCCTGACCCGGGCGGACATGGCGACGCTGACCGGCACCGACTACACGGTGCACTTCAACTCCGATCGCACCGGGGTGCGGCTCGTCGGGCCGAAGCCGTCGTGGGCACGCCGTGACGGCGGGGAGGCCGGCCTGCACCCGTCCAACATCCATGACAACGCGTACTGCGTCGGGGCCCTGGACTTCACCGGCGACACCCCGATCCTGTTGGGTCCCGACGGTCCCAGCCTGGGCGGGTTCGTCTGCCCGGTGACGGTGGCACGCGGCGACCGGTGGAAACTCGGCCAACTGGCCCCCGACGACACCGTGCGACTGGTGCCGGTGCGCGCCGAGCGCGTCCCGCCGGCGGCGTCGCTGGGGCCGCGCCGGCGTGCCGCGCTGCCCGTGGTGGTCTCCGGCGGCGGGGACTGCGACGACGGGGTGTTGCAGCGCTACACCGGGCGCGACGGTACCGCCGTGACGCTGCGGCGCTCCGGTGACGGTGGCGTCCTGCTCGAATACGGTCCGATGATCCTGGATCTCGCGCTGCGGGCGCGCGTGCAGGTGCTCTACGACCGGCTGCGTGAGCAGGGGCTGCCCGGTCTGCTCGAACTGACACCCGGGGTTCGCTCGCTGCAGGTCCAGTTCGACACCGACCGGGTGTCCTGCACCGAGGTGGTCGAGCGGATCGCCGCCCACGACGATGCGCTGCCGCCGTGCGACGAACTCGTCGTACCGAGCCGTTCGGTGCGGCTGCCGCTGTCCTGGGACGACCCCGGAACTCACGAGGCCATCCGCCGCTACATGTACGGCGTGCGCCCCGATGCGCCGTGGTGCCCGTCGAACATCGAGTTCATCCGGCGCATCAACGGGCTCGACGACATCGCGGACGTCTACGACACGGTCTTCGGCGCGCAGTACCTGGTCCTGGGGCTGGGCGACATCTATCTGGGCGCACCGGTGGCCACCCCGCTGGATCCCCGGCACCGGCTGGTGACGACCAAGTACAACCCGGCGCGGACCTGGACGCCGGAGAACGCCGTCGGAATCGGCGGCGCCTACCTGTGCATCTACGGCATCGAGGGGCCCGGGGGCTACCAGTTCGTCGGCCGCACCACCCAGGTGTGGAATCACCGCAACGCCACCGCGGGTCTTTTCGAACCCGAAACACCATGGCTGCTGCGGTATTTCGACCGCATCAGCTTCTACCCGGTCAGTGCCGAAGAACTGCTGGACCTGCGTGCCGACACCGCCGCCGGCCGCGGCCGGGTCGACATCGCCGACGGCGAGTTCTCGCTGCCGGCCTATCGGGGTTTCCTCGCCGACAACGCCGGATCCATCGCCGAGTTCCGTGCCCAGCAGTCGGCGGCGTTCGCCGCGGAGCGTCGGGCCTGGCAGGCATCCGGAGAATTCGCCGCATCCCCGCCCGGCGGAGAAGACCCGGGTTAG
- a CDS encoding urea amidolyase associated protein UAAP2, with product MTEQRRVISDEVVPARSPWSAVVRAGQRLQIIDLHGNQAVDCLLYDADDHTRRYSAQATITAQRNIFLTTGSVLRAADGTALMTVVADDVGNHDTIGGACSQESNTLRYGHHTVHQHACVENFLAEGAKHGLGKRDLVSNINWFMNVPVEADGTLGIVDGISAPGKSLTLRAETDTLVLVSNCPQINNPCNGFDPTPVRMVITSR from the coding sequence ATGACCGAGCAGCGCCGGGTGATCTCCGATGAGGTGGTGCCGGCCCGCTCGCCGTGGTCGGCGGTGGTGCGCGCCGGGCAGCGCCTGCAGATCATCGATCTGCACGGTAACCAGGCGGTGGACTGCCTGCTCTACGACGCCGACGACCACACCCGCCGCTACAGCGCCCAGGCCACCATCACCGCCCAGCGAAACATCTTCCTGACCACCGGTTCGGTGCTGCGCGCCGCCGACGGCACCGCCCTGATGACCGTCGTCGCCGACGACGTCGGCAACCACGACACCATCGGCGGAGCCTGCTCGCAGGAGTCCAACACGCTGCGCTACGGACACCACACCGTGCACCAGCACGCCTGCGTGGAGAACTTCCTCGCCGAGGGCGCCAAACACGGCCTCGGCAAACGCGATCTGGTCTCCAACATCAACTGGTTCATGAACGTGCCGGTCGAAGCCGACGGCACCCTGGGCATCGTCGACGGGATCTCTGCGCCCGGCAAGAGCCTGACGCTGCGCGCCGAGACCGACACCCTGGTGCTGGTGTCGAACTGCCCGCAGATCAACAACCCGTGCAACGGATTCGACCCGACACCGGTGCGCATGGTGATCACCAGCAGATGA
- a CDS encoding DUF1989 domain-containing protein — translation MDEARTDSTTGARSHARAQAEHASMRIPATPRDVDAAAVVWAESVPPNGYATKVLARGSRVRLIDVDGGACAHLLLHRAEAPWERLNVADTMKIPWQAYLGAGHPLLSDQGRVLATVVSDTSNRHDLICGPDDTGRQLLLLGAMKHGMDIRDVAPSVALFRGIRVEPASGALEFTGSAGAGAAIDLLIHLPVVLSVANTAHPLDPDPTPGPLDVVGWRAGDELGNTINHDPEYLRALENTEAAWAAGAGERA, via the coding sequence ATGGACGAAGCACGCACCGACTCCACAACGGGGGCACGCTCCCACGCCAGAGCCCAGGCCGAGCACGCATCGATGCGCATCCCGGCGACCCCCCGCGACGTCGATGCCGCGGCCGTGGTCTGGGCGGAATCGGTCCCGCCGAACGGCTACGCCACCAAGGTGCTCGCCCGCGGCAGCCGCGTCCGGCTCATCGACGTCGACGGCGGCGCCTGTGCGCACCTGCTGCTGCACCGTGCCGAGGCGCCCTGGGAACGGCTCAACGTCGCCGACACCATGAAGATCCCCTGGCAGGCCTACCTGGGGGCCGGGCATCCGCTGCTGTCCGATCAGGGCCGCGTGCTGGCCACCGTCGTCTCCGACACCTCCAACCGCCACGACCTGATCTGCGGTCCCGACGACACCGGCCGGCAACTGCTGCTGCTGGGTGCGATGAAGCACGGCATGGACATCCGCGACGTCGCACCCTCGGTCGCGCTGTTCCGCGGAATCCGGGTCGAACCCGCCAGTGGCGCACTCGAATTCACCGGCTCAGCGGGAGCGGGGGCGGCGATCGATCTGCTGATCCATCTGCCGGTGGTGCTGTCGGTGGCCAACACCGCGCACCCGCTGGACCCCGATCCGACACCCGGACCCCTGGACGTCGTCGGCTGGCGGGCGGGCGACGAACTGGGCAACACGATCAACCACGACCCGGAATACCTGCGGGCACTGGAGAACACCGAGGCGGCATGGGCCGCCGGAGCGGGGGAACGAGCATGA
- a CDS encoding TetR/AcrR family transcriptional regulator: MQVDRRGRPRLVASRRPGHSPRDEILDAAAELFTTVGYAATSTRRIAESVGMRQASLYHHFAAKDDILEALLAGTVEASAQLAADLVAEAGPGAPRLHTLVVADTAQLCGGSWNLGTLYLLPELNVDRFAEFRAQRDRLRDHYRELSRAVIADHDGPLAAEDLPFRLVEAVINRRLDDGTCPPDYPFTTAEAALRVLGCASGFAAMRASTATRLGLPPQ, from the coding sequence ATGCAGGTTGACCGGCGGGGACGTCCGCGACTGGTGGCATCTCGACGGCCCGGCCACAGCCCCCGCGACGAAATCCTCGATGCGGCAGCCGAGTTGTTCACCACCGTCGGCTACGCGGCCACCTCGACTCGGCGCATCGCCGAGAGCGTCGGGATGCGGCAGGCCTCGCTGTATCACCATTTCGCCGCCAAGGACGACATCCTCGAGGCCCTGCTGGCCGGGACCGTCGAGGCCTCTGCGCAACTGGCGGCGGACCTGGTCGCCGAAGCCGGTCCCGGCGCGCCGCGCCTGCACACCCTCGTCGTCGCCGATACCGCACAGCTGTGCGGCGGGTCCTGGAATCTGGGCACCCTGTATCTGCTGCCGGAGCTCAACGTGGACCGCTTCGCCGAATTCCGTGCGCAACGCGATCGGTTGCGGGACCACTACCGCGAACTCTCCCGGGCGGTGATCGCCGACCACGACGGCCCGCTCGCCGCCGAGGACCTGCCGTTCCGCCTGGTGGAGGCGGTGATCAACCGCCGCTTGGACGACGGAACCTGTCCCCCGGACTATCCGTTCACCACCGCCGAGGCCGCGTTGCGGGTGCTGGGCTGTGCAAGCGGGTTCGCCGCGATGCGGGCATCGACCGCGACCCGATTGGGGCTGCCGCCGCAGTGA
- the coaD gene encoding pantetheine-phosphate adenylyltransferase, whose product MSGALCPGSFDPVTLGHIDILERAAAQFDEVVAAVLVNPSKQGMFSLEERLEMITEATAHLPNVRAESGRGLVVDFVRERGLTAIVKGLRTGTDFEYELQMAQMNKHIAGVDTFFVATSPRYSFVSSSLAKEVASMGGDVSDLLPDPVNRRLAAKLAAR is encoded by the coding sequence ATGAGTGGCGCGCTATGCCCGGGGTCCTTCGACCCGGTGACGTTGGGACACATCGACATCCTGGAGCGCGCGGCCGCCCAGTTCGACGAGGTGGTGGCCGCCGTCCTGGTCAATCCTTCCAAGCAGGGCATGTTCAGTCTGGAGGAGCGCCTCGAGATGATCACCGAGGCCACCGCGCATCTGCCGAACGTGCGCGCGGAGTCCGGCCGCGGCCTGGTGGTCGACTTCGTCCGGGAGCGGGGCCTGACCGCGATCGTCAAGGGACTGCGCACCGGCACCGACTTCGAGTACGAGCTGCAGATGGCGCAGATGAACAAGCACATCGCCGGAGTCGACACGTTTTTCGTGGCGACCAGCCCGCGGTATTCGTTCGTGTCGTCGTCGCTGGCCAAGGAGGTCGCCTCGATGGGCGGGGATGTCTCGGACCTGTTGCCGGACCCGGTGAACCGGCGGCTGGCCGCCAAACTGGCCGCCCGCTGA
- the rsmD gene encoding 16S rRNA (guanine(966)-N(2))-methyltransferase RsmD, translating into MTRIVSGLAGGRRIAVPPRGTRPTTDRVREALFNVLEARLDLDGMAVLDLYAGSGALGLEALSRGAATAVFVESDRRAADVLAANIAALGLPGATLRRGTVAAVLTGGATAPADLVLADPPYDVGPADIDALPGLLTAGGWAQQGTVVMIERAASSPQVSWPTGWEVWPSRRYGDTRLELAELA; encoded by the coding sequence CTGACTCGCATCGTCTCGGGGCTGGCCGGTGGCCGGCGGATCGCGGTGCCGCCGCGCGGAACCCGGCCGACCACCGACCGGGTACGGGAGGCACTGTTCAACGTGCTGGAGGCCCGCCTGGACCTGGACGGGATGGCGGTGCTGGACCTCTACGCCGGGTCGGGTGCACTGGGCCTGGAGGCGCTGTCGCGGGGTGCGGCGACGGCGGTGTTCGTCGAATCCGACCGCCGCGCCGCAGATGTGCTGGCCGCCAACATCGCCGCGCTGGGCCTGCCCGGCGCGACGCTGCGCCGCGGCACCGTGGCCGCGGTGCTGACCGGCGGCGCCACGGCGCCGGCAGATCTGGTGCTGGCCGACCCGCCATACGACGTCGGCCCCGCCGACATCGATGCGCTGCCGGGACTGTTGACCGCCGGTGGCTGGGCGCAGCAGGGCACCGTCGTGATGATCGAACGGGCCGCGTCCAGCCCGCAGGTGAGCTGGCCGACGGGCTGGGAGGTCTGGCCGTCGCGGCGCTACGGCGACACCCGGTTGGAGCTGGCGGAGCTGGCGTAG